The sequence CGCAGCACCTCGGTCGTGGACCGGGCCTCCGCCAGGGCCCGGCCCGCGTCCAGCAGGAACGCCTCGCGGGAGCGCCGCCAGTCGCCGGTGATCGGGGTGTGCACGGCCGTGGTCCCCGGCTGCGGTTCGGCGATCTCCTGGATCGTGCCGATCAGCTCGTAGTCCACGCGCCCGTCGGCCGTCCGGTTCTCCCGCGGCTTCGAGCGGCTGCGTACGGTCCGCAGGACCCGTCCGTCCTCGTCCATGATCCGCAGCCGGGCCTCGGCGAGGGTGCCCTCGGCCACGGCGAGGTTGACGATCCCGTTGATCTCGTTCCAGTCCACCGGGTGGAAGCGGGAGCGTACGGCGACCTCCGGCAGCACCACGGACTCCGCGGGCAGCCCGAGCAGCCGGGCGGCCTCGCCGTCGAGGGTGACCGTCCCGGAGGCGTTGTCCCACCGCCACAGGCCCGTCGCGATGGCGGCCAGGACGTCCTCGGTGCGCACCTGGCCATCTTTACAGGTCATCCCACCGGCATGCCTCTTCAGCGGGCCCGCCGGGCGTGCCCGACCGGCCCCCCGCCCGGACGGTAACCTTGTGAGGGTTGAATCCCACCCTGGTATCGCGAAGAACTGGATGACTGATGCATCGGTACAGGTCCCACACCTGCGGCGAGCTCCGCGCCTCTGACGTCAACACCGACGTCCGGCTGAGCGGCTGGCTGCACAACCGTCGAGACCTGGGCGGCATCCTCTTCATCGATCTGCGTGACCACTACGGCATCACGCAGCTCGTCGCCCGGCCCGGCACCGCTGCCGCCGCCGTCCTGGACAAGCTCTCCAAGGAGACCGTGGTCCGGGTCGACGGCAAGGTCGTGTCGCGCGGTGCCGAGAACATCAACGGCGAGCTGCCCACCGGCGAGATCGAGATCGAGGCCGCCGAGGTCGAGGTGCTCGGCGCGGCCGCCCCGCTGCCCTTCACCATCAACACCGACGACGGGGTGAACGAGGAGCGGCGCCTGGAGTACCGCTTCCTGGACCTGCGCCGCGAGCGCATGCACCGCAACATCATGCTGCGCTCCGCCGTCATCGCCTCCATCCGCTCCAAGATGGTGGCCCTCGGCTTCAACGAGATGGCGACCCCGATCCTCACCGCGACCTCCCCCGAGGGCGCCCGTGACTTCGTCGTCCCGTCCCGCCTGAACCCGGGCAAGTTCTACGCCCTGCCGCAGGCCCCGCAGCAGTTCAAGCAGCTGCTGATGATCTCCGGCTTCGACCGGTACTTCCAGATCGCGCCCTGCTTCCGCGACGAGGACGCCCGCGCCGACCGCTCGCCGGGCGAGTTCTACCAGCTCGACGTGGAGATGTCCTTCGTCGAGCAGGAGGACGTCTTCCAGCCGATCGAGCGCCTGATGACGGAGATCTTCACGGAGTTCGGCAAGGGCCGCGAGGTCACCTCCCCCTTCCCGCGGATCCCCTTCCGCGAGTCGATGCTCAAGTACGGCAACGACAAGCCCGACCTGCGCGCCAAGCTGGAACTCGTCGACATCACCGACGTGTTCGAGGGCTCGGAGTTCAAGGCCTTCGCCGGCAAGCACGTGCGTGCGCTGGCCGTCCCGGACACCGCCGCGCAGCCGCGCAAGTTCTTCGACGGCCTCGGCGAGTACGCGATCTCCCTCGGCGCGAAGGGCCTGGCCTGGGTCCGCGTCGGCGAGGACGGTGCCTTGACCGGCCCGATCGCCAAGTTCCTCACCGAGGAGAACGTCAAGGTCCTCACCGAGCGCCTGGGCCTGGTCCCCGGCCACGCCGTGTTCTTCGGCGCGGGCGAGTTCGACGAGGTCTCCAAGATCATGTCGGGCGTCCGCGTCGAGGCCGCCAAGCGCGCCGGCCAGTTCGAGGAGAACGTCTTCCGCTTCTGCTGGATCGTCGACTTCCCGATGTACGAGAAGGACGAGGAGACCGGCAAGATCGACTTCTCCCACAACCCCTTCTCCATGCCGCAGGGCGGCATGAAGGACCTGGAGGAGAAGGACCCGCTCGACATCCTGGCCTGGCAGTACGACATCGTCTGCAACGGCATCGAGCTGTCCTCCGGCGCCATCCGCAACCACGAGCCCGAGGTCATGCTCAAGGCCTTCGAGATCGCCGGTTACGAGGCCGAGACCGTCGAGCGCGAGTTCGCCGGCATGCTGCGCGCGTTCCGCCTCGGCGCTCCGCCGCACGGCGGCATCGCCCCGGGAGTCGACCGCATCGTGATGCTGCTGGCCGACGAGCCGAACATCCGCGAGACCATCGCCTTCCCGCTCAACGGCAACGCGCAGGACCTGATGATGGGCGCGCCGACGGTGCTGGAGGAGACCCGCCTGCGCGAGCTGAACATCGCCCTGCGCAAGCCGGTCGAGACGAAGCCGGCGGAGTCCAAGCCGGTCGCCGAGGCCGTCCACCCGGACGCCGCGCGCTAGTGCTGTGACCGGCAAGGTTCACCGGGGCGCGCCGCCCGGTACGGCACCTCGCCGCGTTGTCGGACCACGCCCGTACGTCCAGTACGGGTCGCGGCCCTCCGCCTTGCGATGCACCGCACCGGACGACGCGCCCCGGCAAACCTTTCCGGCCACAGCACTAGTCGGGCCGCATGTGACGAAGGGCCCGGGATCCAGTGGATCCCGGGCCCTTCGGCCGTATCCGGACTAGAACCGCTCCAGGACACCCTTGAGGAGGGCGGCGGAGGTCAGCTCGGTCGGGGCGGGGCCGGCGTGGAAGAAGCCGGCGTTCTCGGCGTCCAGCTTGCGCAGGAAGTCGAAGGCCTTGGCGTCGTGGTCACCGAAGGCGACGAACTGCCAGTGGACGTCCGGGGCGGCGGTGGCCGCCTCGGTGATCGCCTGGCGGGCGGGGCGGACGTTGTCGGGCGCGCCGTCCGTCTGGAAGACGACCAGGGCCGGGCCCTCGCCGCCGTCCTTCTGGTAGCGCTCGACGACCGCTTCCACGGCCACGTGGTAGCTGGTGCGCCCCATCCGGCCGAGTTCGGCGT comes from Streptomyces sp. NBC_01408 and encodes:
- the aspS gene encoding aspartate--tRNA ligase; the encoded protein is MHRYRSHTCGELRASDVNTDVRLSGWLHNRRDLGGILFIDLRDHYGITQLVARPGTAAAAVLDKLSKETVVRVDGKVVSRGAENINGELPTGEIEIEAAEVEVLGAAAPLPFTINTDDGVNEERRLEYRFLDLRRERMHRNIMLRSAVIASIRSKMVALGFNEMATPILTATSPEGARDFVVPSRLNPGKFYALPQAPQQFKQLLMISGFDRYFQIAPCFRDEDARADRSPGEFYQLDVEMSFVEQEDVFQPIERLMTEIFTEFGKGREVTSPFPRIPFRESMLKYGNDKPDLRAKLELVDITDVFEGSEFKAFAGKHVRALAVPDTAAQPRKFFDGLGEYAISLGAKGLAWVRVGEDGALTGPIAKFLTEENVKVLTERLGLVPGHAVFFGAGEFDEVSKIMSGVRVEAAKRAGQFEENVFRFCWIVDFPMYEKDEETGKIDFSHNPFSMPQGGMKDLEEKDPLDILAWQYDIVCNGIELSSGAIRNHEPEVMLKAFEIAGYEAETVEREFAGMLRAFRLGAPPHGGIAPGVDRIVMLLADEPNIRETIAFPLNGNAQDLMMGAPTVLEETRLRELNIALRKPVETKPAESKPVAEAVHPDAAR